ACCATGGCTATGCATGTATGCAACACCCCTGAGCATTTGCTTAAAGAAGCACTTTTTGGCCCCATGGCGAAGAGTGGCCTTTGCCATTAGGTCACAAAGATCGCCATGTTGGCAGTGCTCCATAACAAAGACCAGGTGAGGGTTATGTTTGCAGAGGCTAATAACCTCCGCGATATTCGGATGATGCAGGTTCCTGGCGATATCGAACTCCTTCCAAGCCCGTTCTTCATATAACTGCTCGGACACCTTAGCCTCCCTGTTGAGGAACTTAGCCGCGTACTTAACAAGAGTGCCCTGCTCTTTCCTATGCACGATCTTGACTCTGGCGAAGCTACCATCGCCGATGGTGTCCTTTGTCAGCTCAAACTGTTTTCTGAGCTTTTGGACTATGTATTTTTCCGTCTTCTTGGGTGACGGTGACCGGGTTACTGTCGGGCTGTCTGAGCAGCGTAGTTTCTTTATTTCGTCTTGGATGGTGAGGTGTGGCATTGTTATAGGTACTTGCGGGGTGTATTTCGAGGTGATTTGGGATAGTAGCAAGCGTAAGTTCTTGAGACTCGAGGTGGCTGTGGTATACTCGTGTATACCAAGCTGAAAACAATGTATAAAGCAGGTTGATAAGTGAGATAGCTGGTAGTTCTCAAGGGAGGACAACGAGATGTGTGTGATTGAGAAGATTCAAGAGATGGAGCGGACAGGCCAGGCTTAAATATTCAATGCCTAGCGAAGAGTTGCCTCATAGTTGCGACTACTGTGCTGGGTTGTTCTATAGATGACGTCCCATCGATTGACCATAAGGAGTCATCCCTCATGACCCCAGGATTACCCCAGATTTTATACATCATAATTAGCTAGACCCATGGTTTGGCACCTCGTGGACAAGCAATATACTCAGGGGCAGATTTTGGTGGTGCTCTGCGTGACCCAAGTCCGGATGAAACAGTATGCTACAACGATATTAAgaaagataaataatttcGTATAGGGGAGATAGAGCCTGCTATTGGAGGAAGAGTGGGGGTGAAGTAGACAATATATTCCCCTACGTAAGGAATGGCAGGTCTTACGGTGAATTACGAAATACTTGGAGTTCAGAACAGAAATTTCTTCAAAGAGGTAGACATTGATTAACTATGATGATTGAATTATTGACGTCTGTATTACTTGGAGGCTGCTCTGCCTACGCGTCCATACGCATTCAAGGTCAATTTCCAAGACACCTCTGGACAGCGACAGGACCTGTGAAACGAATGTAGAAGAACTCTTGAACCTGTAAGACCTGTCTTCAACTTCGTGAATACGGCAAGAGAAAAGGTGAAAATTAGACACGAAATTCAAGTCAAGTAGAGGACAAAAACGTTAGGTTTGTAGTTTAAAGCGCCTCGCACTTATTGTCTGAGTTGCAAAAATTTCCTGAAGCTGCAACGTCATCGAACCGTGGTGCTGCGTTGAGTCAGAGCCTGCGTAGGAGTCTGCTCATCTTAAAGCATCTCATGCGTCATAGTGGCATGGGTAGGCTCGAGAAAGGTATACACATTGGACTCGGAAGTCTATATCCCAGATTTGGAATTGGAGCTGTGATATGAGCCCTAGGCTAGCCAGGTCGTGAATCCTCTTCAGCGTGCATGAGGGGTGGGAAGCAAATGTCCTCGAGAGCACCAATGTCTCCTTTGTCTCGGTCGAGAAACTTCGACCGGGGATGGTAATGTGTGAGTGACGGCCAAAAGCTTGCATCAGAGTGAGCCAATCGCAAAGGCATCAAGTGGCCGGTCCGTCTCGACTGCGTGGGTCTTCTCAAAAGTCTTGAACACCAGTCTCCCCTTGTAATCTGGACCGAACATCATCGCCACTTGTACCTTCAACGATCCATTCGggttcttcgtcgtcgaaaTATCGCTCTTGCTCTTCGTTCCAATCATCATAATCGTCATTCTCATCAACAGTGGTGTAGTCAAAGTCGCGGTCTTCGCCCCTTATAAATCGCAGTGTCATCTCCCATTGCCAGATCTTTTCGCCTTCTTCCTTGCTCGTGGGTATCTCATCTTTATCCTCCGCGAGGATTTCCCCGTTTGGGCCACGGCTATAGCTAAACATTGCATTGGGATCCGGGTGAGACAGGGCATCCAACTTGGCCTCGGAGCGGTAAAGATCTGCTTGAAGTATACCCGAGAATCCTTTGGCTCGCCCTTCAGCCTCTCGTTCCGCCGGAGTCTGGAATCGGCGGATCAAGCGATCGTACAGTAACGGGTCTACAATGCTAAAGTGTTAGCCTTGGTCATCTTTTCCCGACTGAGATAGCACATGCGATCAGTCGCGCAAAAGAGAGGTTAGAGCGAGCGGACCGGCTAGCTCGAGATCAGCAGAGAAATACTCCGGGTGGGTATCCAGGTAGCGTTTCCGACGGTTTTTGACCTGCGTCGCGGGGGATAGTGGCACTGCGCCGGACACGGTGTTTGTGTCATTTTCTGCTTGAATCCCGGTACCCATTGGGAAGAAAGGCATGTCTAATGGTTGACCGGGAGGGGATAGTATGATTGAATGCACACAGAGGGAGCGGACAATAGATCGCAATAGATGGAAGTCGGAGAAGGTGGACTGAAATGACAAGCGGTGGCGGATTCAAGACAGCTCCATTCAGCCTAAACTGTTTTGGGCCGGAGGACTGCGGCAAATTTCGTGCCAGAATCAAATAATCTCCGCCGTGGCCTCTCAATCAACGAATAACAGTTCGCCTTGGCCGGAGTATGGACTTTGAGCTTTCTATCTGAGAAGCATCGGTGAGAACCACCTCCTGTTTGTTTCACATCGCGCGTTGGGAGCTGCGCTTGGCTCGTTCACAAGCGCTATCCCCTAGTCGCACCTCTCCCCTATGCATTGAACCTACGAATTAACCAAAGCTTTCAGTGAAAACCTCCTCAGACCAAGTACTCAAGATTTCTGTGCGATTCTCAGGCCTGAGGTAGTAGTCTGTGGAGGTCCGACGCCATGTCGTCTTTGCAGGAAGTCATTCAGCAGGTCAACTCACGAAGACTGTGGAGAGGCGCAGCATTGCTGGTCCTCGTCGCTTTCTCCTCCCCTGTGTTCGTGCTGACCCTGGCTCCGGTGTACGGCTCTGCTCCGTCGCATATCTTCCATGGCTATGGAGTTGCCATCACTGCTGCTCTTGGGTGGTTCCTCAAGGATTTCATTCAGCAGGTAACCAACCGCCGGGCGGTGTATCTACTTCCAGTTGTCGCATTCTGGTACCCCACCATTCAATACTTTTTGCTTCAGCAGAGCTCTTCGTTCGGTAACCCTACCGGTGCCGTGATTACTGAGGTGGTTGCTTTCTatccttttgttttgctcTCTGTCGCCTGTGCCGCCAAATTGGTGCAAGCGGGCCTCAACCTTGAACGTTATGGTGATCTTGCCAAGGAGCATATTCCCCTCATTAGCTCGTACATCGTCTATTCTTTCGGGGAGAAGCTTGCAAAATCATTCATAGTGAGATTTATCGGTTCATTTTGGCTCTTTTCGAGCACGGGTCTCCAGCTCTTGGTTGCAATCTTGTGTTCTGCCGTTATTCCATCTAAGTGGCTCCTCTTGGCCATTCCATCTATCCTCTTCACACTCACTTCTAATGTGCATCTGCCTTTGGGGATCACAACTTCGGGGCTCAAATCCGCGCTTAATGAGGAAGGATTTTCACTGGTAGATCGTCAGGAGTCCTCCACCGGTTATATTTCGGTTTTGGATAACCTCGAGGATGGTTTCCGGGTGATGCGCTGTGACCATAGTCTTCTTGGAGGCCAGTGGACTAAGACCTATCGCAACTACAAACCCAAGGTTCAGGACCCTATCTATGCGGTTTTCTCTTTGCTCGAGGCTGTCCGACTGGCGGAAACGGGCCACGGGGCTCACCGAGTAGACGCAGACAGCAAGGCACTTGTCATGTGAGACGAATCCAAACTCTCCTACTTCATTAAGCTAACCGCGTCTCAGTGGACTTGGAGTCGGCACTACACCTGCTGCTCTCATCACTCATGGGATTGAAACCACCATTGTCGAGATTGACCCCGTCGTCCACAAGTTCGCCAGCAAATACTTCCACCTCCCTCCTAACCACATTGCAGCTATCGAAGACGCCACACTGTTCGTTGACCGCGCTTTGAAATCTCCCCAGCCCAACCAATATGACTACATCGTCCACGATGTGTTCACTGGTGGCGCAGAACCAATTGAGCTCTTTTCTATTGAGTTTCTCGGGGGCCTCAACTCTCTCCTTAAGGAGGACGGTGTCATTGCAATGGTAAGCCCATACCCAAACAATCTCCCAGCCTCACTGACCTGGACAGAACTATGCGGGTGACCTCTCTCTTTACCCGGCTGCCCTCACTGTCCGCACCATCCAGGCGGTCTTTCCCTCTTGCCGGTACTTCCGTGAGGATGCAGGTGAAGAGGGCAACGGAGATTTCACGAACATGGTCATTTTCTGTAAGAAGGACTCTGCTACTCCTCTTCGTTTCAGGGATCCTGTCCCTGCCGACTTCCTGGACAGCAAGTTCCGTGAGACATATCTCGTGCCCAAGCATGAGATTGACCCGGCTATTTTTACCACCGTTACGGGTGGACAGCGTGTCCTCAGGACCAAGGACACTGGTAAGCTTTATAGGTGGCAGGACCAGGGTGCTCTGGAGCACTGGGGTATCATGAGGAAGGTTCTGCCAGATGCTGTGTGGGAGAATTGGTAGAGGTTCTCCATTATATCATATATAGCTGTATAGTATAAACTGTCCAGTGTAGGCtttgttctgcttctgcaCAGCTGTCTGCATAGTGTAATTGATATGTGATTTGTTTGGTCACGACGAAAGTATTAGGAGTCTTGATTTGGGTCACACGAATGCAATTGCTTGCTCTCTTACACTTAGTTACAGAAAAGACGCGAGCAGGTATAAATGAAATCCTGAACAATAataacaaaacaaaagaggaaaatgcTTTTAGGGAAAAGGAATCAAGAGcaaaaagatggagacgcggggaatcgaaccccggaCCACTCCCATGCTAAGGGAGTATTATACCACTAAACCACATCCCCAATTGGATGGAAGAGGACTCCttaaaagattatatgaagaaaatcaaagctCAATGCAGATAATCCAGACATAACATTGATCATTGGCCTTGGATAAGGCTATGTCTTGGTGGCTATGTATGGTTTCCTTTACTATATAGGTGAGCTATGGTGGCATATAACCTATGTTACTCATGAGTATGGTATGGACTTGCTGCTGGCTTCGTATAGTATTGTTGTTGCTCGTATATTAATCTTGTGTTTTTACGGTATATACTTCTTCtctctagatatatatcgaACAACAACTTCACATACTCTGACGACGCAATCATTGAGCTGAAATACACTCATCCACCCCCAAAGGGCCACCAGGCGTCTACCTACATAGTATAAGCGAATCGCAAACAGACCCACCCCATACCCGACAAAGAGAGCCGCAATCGCCAACTTACAGAGAGTCCCCATTGCTTCAACGGTCAACGCTTAATCCGACTCCAACATAAGCCACCGAGTCACCAAAACTGTGCACTACAAGGGGAGCTAGTGACCGACTTTATACAAAGCAATCATTTTGCAACCTATTGCAAGCAGAATGGATGTATTACAAAGCCGCACTTTCACTTCACTGCGGGTTGGCCCCCCTCTTAACGTAGCTCTGGATATAACACAAATGGTAATGCCGACTATCAGTACCACAACACAGAGAGGTCGATGTCTATACTACCCCTAGGAACCATAGACGAGGAACACACCACATAAAGCCATGGATTCAACGAACGGACCCGAGGAACCGGCGACCCCACGTGGAAGTTGAGATAGCGGAACAGATCTGGTAACGAAAACCACGGACGTCAATCGTTTATATCTTAACTTAATCGGGCTGGTCGAGGTACTTAGTGTATATGATGTGCCAGAGATATTCTTTCCAAGAAACACCGGAGTTAATTGGCATGTATCGCAATATATACAGTTGTAGTACTACTTATACCGAATGTAGTACCTATAGGATGAAACCGCAAACTAGGGCTTCGGCGAGGTTAATGCTTTATTTAGACTAATATTGCATTATATGGCTCCTGTTTTTCAACCAATTGGGGATGTGGTTTAGTGGTATAATACTCCCTTAGCATGGGAGTGGtccggggttcgattccccgcgtctccatctttttgCATCTTGATGCCTTTTCCCTCATACTGTTTAGACATTTTTTGATGTCTCTTGAAAGTTCGAAAACTGTTCAAAGTGACCCCGCCC
This DNA window, taken from Aspergillus flavus chromosome 5, complete sequence, encodes the following:
- a CDS encoding spermine/spermidine synthase family protein (unnamed protein product), with product MSSLQEVIQQVNSRRLWRGAALLVLVAFSSPVFVLTLAPVYGSAPSHIFHGYGVAITAALGWFLKDFIQQVTNRRAVYLLPVVAFWYPTIQYFLLQQSSSFGNPTGAVITEVVAFYPFVLLSVACAAKLVQAGLNLERYGDLAKEHIPLISSYIVYSFGEKLAKSFIVRFIGSFWLFSSTGLQLLVAILCSAVIPSKWLLLAIPSILFTLTSNVHLPLGITTSGLKSALNEEGFSLVDRQESSTGYISVLDNLEDGFRVMRCDHSLLGGQWTKTYRNYKPKVQDPIYAVFSLLEAVRLAETGHGAHRVDADSKALVIGLGVGTTPAALITHGIETTIVEIDPVVHKFASKYFHLPPNHIAAIEDATLFVDRALKSPQPNQYDYIVHDVFTGGAEPIELFSIEFLGGLNSLLKEDGVIAMNYAGDLSLYPAALTVRTIQAVFPSCRYFREDAGEEGNGDFTNMVIFCKKDSATPLRFRDPVPADFLDSKFRETYLVPKHEIDPAIFTTVTGGQRVLRTKDTGKLYRWQDQGALEHWGIMRKVLPDAVWENW
- a CDS encoding coiled-coil domain-containing protein-domain-containing protein; its protein translation is MPFFPMGTGIQAENDTNTVSGAVPLSPATQVKNRRKRYLDTHPEYFSADLELADPLLYDRLIRRFQTPAEREAEGRAKGFSGILQADLYRSEAKLDALSHPDPNAMFSYSRGPNGEILAEDKDEIPTSKEEGEKIWQWEMTLRFIRGEDRDFDYTTVDENDDYDDWNEEQERYFDDEEPEWIVEGTSGDDVRSRLQGETGVQDF